Part of the Terriglobales bacterium genome, TCTTGCCGGCGAGGTCGGGAAGCTCGTTGATGGCGAAGATGCCGCGGTTGGCGCGGGGCAGCAGGCCGTAGTGCACGGTGTACTCGCTGGAGAGCTCGTGGCCGTGGCGCGCCGCTTTGATAGGGTCGATGTCGCCGATGAGGTCGGCGATGGTGACGTCGGGGGTGGCCAGCTTCTCCACGTAGCGCTCTTCGGGGGCGAGCCAGGCGATGGCGGCCTGCTCGCCGTCCTTGGCGAGCAGTTCGCGGCAGCGCCGGCAGATGGGCGCATAGGGGTTGTCGTGGATCTCGCAGCCGGCGAGGTAAGGCAACTGCGGGTCGAGCAGAGAAGTCAAGGCGCGCAGGATGCGGCTCTTGGCCTGGCCGCGCAGGCCCAGCAGGATGAAGTTGTGGCGCGAGAGGATGGCGTTGACGATCTGCGGCACCACCGTGTCGTCGTAGCCCACGATGCCGGGGAAGATGGCCTGGCCGGAGCGCAGGCGGGCGGTGAGGTTGTCGCGCAGCTCGTCTTTGACGCGGCGGCTGCGCAGCCGCTCTTCGGTGAAAGCGCTTTGGCGAAGTTCGCCGAGCGTGCGAGGAAGGTCCATGTGGCCCCTTGGAAAGAACTCTTCCCGCGATTATACCCTGCGCCTCACAGGGGCGTGTGACATCTTCGGGGGAGTCAGCGCGAGTGGCCGTTGCCGCCGGCCTTCTTGCGGGCGCGCACGGCGCGCTCCAGCCGCGGCAGGATGCCCTGGTAGTACTCGATCATGGCGGCCACACGCTCGGCTTCGGAGCGCAGGCCCAGCAACGTCTGCTTGAAGTCGAGGTCGAGGGGCATCGCCGCGGCCAGCTCGAAGCTGAGCCGGGGCTGGGCGGGGTCGGGGGGCTGGGCCTCGGCGCCGGTGAGAGCGAGGAGGCGGGCGTGCAGATCGAGCAAGTTCTGGCGCTCGGCGCCGGCGGCCTCGCCGCCTTCGTCGTCGAACCAGGCTACCTGGGCGCGCAGGAAGGAGCGCTCTTCGTCCAGCTCGGCCACGTGGAAGCGGCGCCGGCCCTCGGTGAGGATGTCCATCCGCCCGTCCTCGTAGGTGGTGACCAGTTGCACGATCTCGACGCTGCAGCCCAGCTCGGCCACGCCCCGCTCGCGGGAGCGCACCACGCCGAAAGGAGAATGCAGCGCCAGGCACTCGCCGATCATCTCTTTATAGCGGGGCTCGAAGATGTGCAGCGGCAAGGTCGCGCCCGGGAAGAGCACGAGGTCCAGCGGGAACAGGGGCAGCAGGTCGCTCACGGAAGCATTTTAGTCTTGGCAGGGGCCCGAGGTTTGCGGAGAATACAACGCCTATGTCTTTGGATGGAAAAGTAGCGGTGATCACCGGGGCCTCCATGGGGATCGGGGAGGCCATCGCCCGGCTGTTCGCGGACCAGGGCGCTAGCGTGGTGCTCAGTTCGCGCGACCTGGGGCGGGCGGAGGCGGCGCGGGCGCGCGTGGGCCACAGCGAGCGCACGCTGGCCGTGGCCTGCGACGTCAGCAAGGTCGAACACGTGCAGAAGCTGGCCGCAGCGGCGCTGGAGCGCTTCGGGCGCATCGACATCTGGGTCAACAACGCCGGCCACGGGCTGATCGATTCCGTGGCCACCATGGACCTGGGCGAGTGCCGGCGCATGTTCGATACCAACTTCTTCGGCGCCATCCACGGCATGCAGGCAGCGGCGGGCGTGATGAAGCGGCAGGGCTCGGGCACCATCATCAACATCTCCAGCGTGGCCGGGCACATCGCGGTGCCGGGCATGGCGGCGTATTCCTCGACCAAGTTCGCCATGAACGCCATCGGCAAGGGCGCGCGGGTGGAGCTGAAGGGAAGCGGCGTGCACGTCATGACCGTGTGCCCGGGCTACATCACCACCGACTTCGGCGCCAACGCGGTGAAGGGCAGCGAGGCCAAGCGGCTGGGGGCGGCACGGCGCGGGATCTCGGCGGAGCGGGTGGCGGGCGCGGTGCTGCGCGGGTACCTGGGGCGAAAGCGGGAAGTGGTGGTGCCCTGGCGCGACCGCATCGCCATCAAGCTGTACCAGCTCTTCCCCCGCATGATCGAGCGGGCCATGGGACGCATGCTGCGCCCCGCCGACGAGGTGCTCGCGGAGCGCGAGGCGCTGCGGCAGCGCGACCGCCAGGCGGCTTCCTGAGCGGGCCTGAGGCGAAGCGGATGCCGCGCATCCAGGCCGTCGCCTTCGACCTGGGCAATACCCTGGTGTACGAAGATTCGGTGCTGGAGCCGCAGGTGCGGCCTATGCCCGGTGTGCTGGAAGCCCTTCCCGCGATCTCTCTTCCCATTGCTGTCTGGACCAACACCCGCCGCGAGGGCGCGGCGGAGGTGTCCCGCTGGCTGCGCAGCGCTGGCATCGACAAGTTCTTTTCCTCGATCGCGACCTCGGTGGACGCGGGGGCGCGCAAGCCCGCCGAGGAATTCTTCCGATTCGCGCTGGCGCGCTGGGGCCGGGCGAAGGACGAAGTCCTGTTCGTCTGCAACCAGCTCAACACCGACGTGCTGGGAGCGAGCCGCTTCGGCATCCGCACCGCGTGGATCGCGGCGCCGGAATTCCGCGGCCCGGAAGAGACCCTGGAGCTGAAAGACGTGCAGCCCAGCTTCGTGCTGCCCGACCTGGAGGCGCTGCCGGAGCTGTTGGAGCGGCTGGCCCGGCCTTAGTTGGCCTTCCCCGCGTGCGCCTTCTCGATGATCTCCAGTTGAGCCAGGTGGTTGAGGGTGTGGCC contains:
- a CDS encoding LON peptidase substrate-binding domain-containing protein, with the protein product MSDLLPLFPLDLVLFPGATLPLHIFEPRYKEMIGECLALHSPFGVVRSRERGVAELGCSVEIVQLVTTYEDGRMDILTEGRRRFHVAELDEERSFLRAQVAWFDDEGGEAAGAERQNLLDLHARLLALTGAEAQPPDPAQPRLSFELAAAMPLDLDFKQTLLGLRSEAERVAAMIEYYQGILPRLERAVRARKKAGGNGHSR
- a CDS encoding HAD family hydrolase, which translates into the protein MPRIQAVAFDLGNTLVYEDSVLEPQVRPMPGVLEALPAISLPIAVWTNTRREGAAEVSRWLRSAGIDKFFSSIATSVDAGARKPAEEFFRFALARWGRAKDEVLFVCNQLNTDVLGASRFGIRTAWIAAPEFRGPEETLELKDVQPSFVLPDLEALPELLERLARP
- a CDS encoding sigma 54-interacting transcriptional regulator — protein: MDLPRTLGELRQSAFTEERLRSRRVKDELRDNLTARLRSGQAIFPGIVGYDDTVVPQIVNAILSRHNFILLGLRGQAKSRILRALTSLLDPQLPYLAGCEIHDNPYAPICRRCRELLAKDGEQAAIAWLAPEERYVEKLATPDVTIADLIGDIDPIKAARHGHELSSEYTVHYGLLPRANRGIFAINELPDLAGKIQVGLLNIMQEGDVQIKGYPIRLPLDVALVFSANPEDFTARGKIITPLKDRIGSEVRTHYPATI
- a CDS encoding SDR family NAD(P)-dependent oxidoreductase, which translates into the protein MSLDGKVAVITGASMGIGEAIARLFADQGASVVLSSRDLGRAEAARARVGHSERTLAVACDVSKVEHVQKLAAAALERFGRIDIWVNNAGHGLIDSVATMDLGECRRMFDTNFFGAIHGMQAAAGVMKRQGSGTIINISSVAGHIAVPGMAAYSSTKFAMNAIGKGARVELKGSGVHVMTVCPGYITTDFGANAVKGSEAKRLGAARRGISAERVAGAVLRGYLGRKREVVVPWRDRIAIKLYQLFPRMIERAMGRMLRPADEVLAEREALRQRDRQAAS